In the genome of Gemmatimonas sp., one region contains:
- a CDS encoding right-handed parallel beta-helix repeat-containing protein, translating to MQLLTGRYSGVFRSRLTGTRTRPIVVIGADSARPILDGGLIIEGSDTKYVDFELMSSDPTRRTSVPGSTPAGLPRINHSIEVNAPRINLLGLVIHDLGNALFAGVLAEDLVIEGCIVYNNGWIGPDRAHGHGFYLQNRRPSKKRIAGNVVFHQFSTGIKISGTSRAWLENVDVTDNVTFDNGAPALPLHGYSWNIFHQGGTQQSAALSFLRNVMVHSADDTQGFKINADGGEPGTGRLVIEDNLLQGRAAIGRWVGTVVRNNIFAMPFSAPIRGTPILEVWAPSITAPMVEAWSQNRYIVQASRAWPFGFQVGGRWTVLTFDEWRQQTGADRTGSIAVAPTPVSVTRTIALDSLPGRAVIVHWSISQAGSFTPDLSRVLRAGQRFAIRHVFALNGPPIVQGVYTGQAISLSAVSPPAPDPIGRQLDRSVRRQPPAVYLVTAR from the coding sequence CGTGTTCCGCAGCCGATTGACGGGTACGCGCACTCGGCCGATTGTGGTCATCGGCGCAGATTCCGCGCGGCCGATTCTGGATGGCGGTCTGATCATCGAAGGTAGCGACACGAAGTACGTCGATTTCGAGCTCATGTCCAGCGACCCGACTCGGCGAACTTCAGTACCTGGATCTACGCCTGCCGGTCTGCCGCGCATCAATCATTCCATCGAGGTCAATGCCCCGCGCATTAACCTGCTTGGGCTGGTGATCCACGATCTTGGCAACGCCCTGTTCGCGGGTGTCCTTGCCGAGGATCTGGTCATCGAGGGGTGCATTGTCTATAACAACGGATGGATCGGGCCTGATCGCGCCCACGGCCACGGCTTCTACCTGCAGAACCGGCGGCCCTCGAAGAAGCGCATCGCAGGCAACGTGGTGTTCCATCAGTTCTCCACCGGCATCAAGATCAGCGGCACCTCGCGCGCCTGGCTCGAGAACGTCGATGTCACGGACAACGTGACGTTCGATAACGGGGCACCTGCCCTGCCGCTTCACGGCTACTCGTGGAATATCTTCCATCAGGGGGGGACGCAGCAGAGCGCTGCGCTCTCATTCCTCCGCAATGTCATGGTGCACAGTGCCGATGACACCCAGGGATTCAAGATCAACGCCGATGGCGGCGAGCCGGGTACCGGTCGACTGGTAATCGAAGACAACCTCTTGCAGGGGCGGGCAGCAATCGGTCGATGGGTGGGCACAGTTGTGCGCAACAACATCTTTGCCATGCCGTTCAGTGCGCCAATACGCGGCACACCGATCCTCGAAGTGTGGGCACCATCCATCACAGCGCCGATGGTCGAAGCCTGGAGCCAAAACCGGTACATTGTGCAGGCCAGCCGCGCCTGGCCGTTTGGTTTCCAGGTGGGTGGTCGGTGGACGGTGCTGACCTTTGACGAGTGGCGTCAGCAGACCGGGGCCGATCGCACCGGAAGCATCGCCGTGGCGCCGACGCCGGTAAGCGTCACCCGGACGATCGCCTTGGACAGCCTTCCCGGGCGCGCAGTGATCGTGCACTGGAGCATTTCGCAGGCGGGCAGCTTCACCCCCGATCTATCGAGGGTACTGCGTGCCGGGCAGCGCTTCGCCATTCGGCATGTCTTTGCCCTCAACGGCCCCCCCATCGTTCAGGGAGTGTATACGGGGCAGGCGATCTCCCTGTCGGCAGTCTCTCCTCCAGCTCCGGATCCTATCGGTCGGCAGCTCGATCGATCGGTACGCCGGCAGCCACCCGCCGTGTATCTCGTTACGGCCCGGTAG